In the genome of Daucus carota subsp. sativus chromosome 9, DH1 v3.0, whole genome shotgun sequence, the window gatgatgaaaatgaagataacACACTTTAGCAACATGGCCAGATAACCACTGCCTTTAACTTTTATAATACCACATTCTTTTTAAGTCAATTAATCACTTGCATAAACATTATCCCTTCAGAATACATATGTTAACCTCTTTCAGCAGAAGCTTGACAGCCCAGAACAAAGTCACGTACAATGATCCGAAACAAGGCATAACTAGGACCCTCTTTAATAATGGTTTCATCATTTATCATTCCAATCAAATAAGGATCCTCCTTCCCCTCCCATCTATTCTGTGCCAATTATTTCAAAAGGTACTTCTAGAAATCTAAAGACTATGTCCGGAAGCTACCATTAGGACTATTATCATCAAGAGGTTTGTTTGATTAATTTGTAGGAGCCTAAGAAACTGGTGTTTTTTAAAAGTGAAGcaaaagtattattttataatcttTGTATGAAGTAGACAGAAGGCTTTGAAACAAATCTACATTAACTTCCAAGTAAAAATGATACAAggatatatgaaaaaaaataaaaactaaacaaataagaTATGGTCCATATAACATGTCCAAATAACATGGTTAAATTTGAAGTCCTACATCATGTTCTGAAGTAAGATTTAGCTCTAAGATACAACTCGAATAAATGAcggataataatttttttcaatcaaTTACATTGCGCATTAAGAATATAGTAAGACATATGATAATTTGTTTAGCTAAAACAAAAGGGATATATGAGGATTCGAATTACATACCTCATACATTGAAGGACATTCTCTGTGGCTGACGTCTCTTGTAATGCATATACAGCAGCCACAAACTGAGAATTTCTACGAGACACAACTTCCTGCCAAGCATTAAGGCTCAAGTGGATGTAATACATTATAAATGAAATGATAAGCTCTTATAGTTCAAGGAGTGCAATTGTTATTACCTTTCCTAGATCATGGATTGTAGATGGAAGAGAACCCCACAATATCTTTGCGTCAGACAAAGTTTTGAGACTGAGGGGAACCTTGAAGAGATGACCCAAATTTGTGCCATCTGTTGACTGCTTTATGTCTTTTCTAATAGGCTTGCTGACAGGACTTGGCGAATCATTCACGTTCTTGTTTTGTAGAGGTGAAACACCGATGTTTAGAGGCTTATGTGTTGATTTCTTTTCAGACAACTGGTTTGTGCTTGGGGGAACATGTTTAGATTGAGAAAGGTTTGAACTTGAATGCTTAGAAGCTGAATCCCTCTCTGAAGCACCATTTTTGTTGGTAAGACCATGTTGACGAGGCGAATTCCTAGGACTTGGAGGCCTAAATGTATTTTTATCCGACAAGGATTTTCTATTTGGGAGAACTTGTTTAAGAGGTGAAATTCTAGGACTAGGAGGCTTTACTGTTAAATCTCTCTCCGACACAGATTTTCTATGTGGGATAACTTGCTTAAGAGGCGAAATTCTTGGACTTGGAGCCTTTCCAATTAAATCTTTCTCCGAAAACGATTTTCTATGAGAAAGAGCTTGCTTAAGTGGTGAGAAACTTCGTTGCATGAGTGTTGAATTCTTTTCATAGGAAGCTGTTTTACTTGCAAGAATCTgcacaaaaacaaaaatcactaaTGTGTGCTTCTAAATCTAGTACTGGTATGGAtactaatttattaaaatttccgCAATCAATCAGTTGATACTTAAATTCTCAAAGAGAGCAAAAGTACTTATTGCACCCTGATACTAAATCTAACCTAAATAACAAACTAAATAAGCTGTTATAAACAGGGAAACACGAgctaatcaaaatataatcagaataagaaaaacaaacaacagcagtgaataaattaaacaaaCTGAAAGCTGATCAATTTCCTCAAATAGACTGCAATCCTATGCATTTCACCCAGTATTCCCAACATAAATCACatacacaaaattaaataaaacaaaactcGACTCCAAATCTCCAATGCAGGTAAAATCAATGAAACAAAAAACAATATTCCAACTCGACAAACACATTTAcccacccacacacacacacatctacACATATAAAACAACTTATGAACAGTCTTTGAAaagaacacacacacacacacattacacATACAAGAACATGAACTCATTAAGGGGCTGTTTAGgtaagcttaaaaaaagtggctcttacttaaaataaagaagtttggcagaagtgagaagtaagtAAACACTTATAAGTTCTAGAAGTATTTAGAAAATAAGTACTAAAAGCCAAGCATTCTCAGCTTGCTTCGAACTTTTTTTTAGACAAACGggttaagaaaaacagaagttgGATTCTCGGAATAAAAAAGCACTTAAATTATGCAGCCAAACAGGCACTAAGGATGATCAAGAAACTTACAGAAGCAGAAGAATGAGAAGATCCAGGCCTCCCAGCACCCCCATACTTCCCAAGAAGATTCCTATCCCACCCTTTCCTACTCGAATCCAGACTCAACCTCCTCATCTCCACCCCCCCATCACTCTTCCCACCCCCCAAACTCACTCTCCTCCCCcccttcttctccttcttcccCACCAGCACCTCACTCCCAATCAAATCCACCGGGCTCCCCACACACTCCCTCCTCTTCGGCACCACTTTCAGCCCCCTCACCACCGGCACCGGCGCTCCCCCATCCAGCCCCTCCACGTACACGAACTGACCCAGCTGAATCTTGTCCCCTAAAATCAGCTCCGCGTCTTTTTCGGACACCGACACGTAGGCCGAGTGGAGCGAGTCGGAGACCCGGATGAAGAAGCCCTTGTTGGGGAAGATGGTGTCGGTGTTGTTGAAGGAGGGGACGATGGCGATGATTTGGAGGAGAGATGAGCGGTGGTGGGAGGTGGGTTTTGAAGGGgtgggagagaggagagaggagagagtgCCTGGAGTTAAGGATGCCATTGAACgggagagagatgggagagatGGGAGAGAGATGAGTTTAACATTGTGGAGAGAGAGGGGGTTTGGGGAATGGTGTAAGTATAGGTGTGTGGAATCTGAATAATTTAAGATTGTGTTGGAGAGAGGAACGGAGATGGGACATGTGGATGTGTGTGTGGGAACTCACTTCTTTGATTGGGACTATACAGCTCTCAAGTCTGAACTGTACGTATATGTTTAACATAAAACTAGACTGCTCCGTTCAACTGATACTACAGCGTGTTTGGCAAGAGAAAAAAACTTTGGGGAGAATTATCTTctatactatttttttaattttattttcaaaagtattttttttttaattatatttttaaaaatactattttctctaaaatattttcaaaaatactattttttgaaaatattttccaaaaatacagTGGTTGCAtgtgcaaccatatatgcaactacaattcCTGATATAGTTGCATATGATTATATTGAatttgcatatggttgcattcagttaattctattgtaatctaatggccacgccaggggcacaccatacatctgttgtaactgacagttttcagttgcatatgaggttgcattcagttgcatatgaggttgcattcagttgattctattacaatctaatggccccgccaggggcacccatacatcagttgtaacttacagttttcagttgcatttagttgcatatgaggttgcattcagttgattctattgcaatctaatggccccgtcAAGgacacccatacatcagttgtaacttacagttttcagttgcatttagttgcatatgaggttgaacttgaaatcaggaattcagttgcatatatggttgcatatgcaaccacagtatttttgaaaatattttagagaatgtagtatttttgaaaataagattgaaaacttagttatgaataaaaaaagcccaaaaaactttagtttttaaaaagaatgtaatttttttaaaaaaatatttggatatGAATGTTAAAACCTAAAAGAGATGtgttattttcaagaaattgttTTTACCCCAACCACCCCGGTATAATCTTTCCCTTATTTAACAACAAATTACATTCTTAAACTTGCTTTCGTAGAATTTACACGAAGGACATCCTCAACATGACAAATGATgtgaatatatgatatattggaTTCAATTTATGTATTATAGATTAACCAAATCCCTTTCTCTAATTCTCTCTTTTTGAGAGTTGACTCCTGTAGTTAGGGATTCAGTCATCACTTCTCTATTTTAGGAATCTTAATCATCCTTGTCAATTAGTCCTTTCGCTATCTCGTCTCCtcttttattcaatttttcaataaaattgaGATCTAATCTGTTCGGATTAGATTGTGTTGAGTATCTTGCTATCAAAATTGTTAGTCGTGCCCATTTTTTTGGAATATTAGTGTTCCATCCTTTTGCGATGTCAGTGTGTTATATTTTGTTATCCTTGTGTGTTAAAGAATGTGGATATTCAATGTGTTAAGATATCTGAAAAACCAAATGATTATTTGTTTGGCTTGTTCTTTATTTTGACAGTCGGTAGTTTGTCCCGACTAAATTTCAACATTTGTCTTGTTAAGCGTTTGGTTTCAATAAAAGAATTTGTTTGTCAaaagaaatttatcaaaaaaaattatttgtaagaACCCAATTCATGTCACTTTCATTTGAGTTTACAAATAATTACAATCTCATTATCAAAACCGTTCGActtgttttaagtttttaattaaaactgtTAAAGAATGTCATGAATGCAGTCaataatttacaattttttcaaCACATAATTATCAGAGAGATTTTATGTATTGTTCAAAAATTCCAcgattaataattaatcaattgaaGGTGCATATTAAATAACAATCAAGACAAGAATTAATTTTttggtaaaattatttttagtgagtaagttttattatgttttaattatctaattaattttgGAGTGAAGTCATCCACTGATTCGCActtttatctatttatttataacatgcATGTACTTAGAATAATATACCTATACTATAGTTCAATCTCGATTAAACAATATATGGTAAAATCATAATTTCgttaaaataacataaaattttccatctcaacagaaaatatatttctttataataattaaattcggTATTACATGATTCtggatttattattttaaaattttattccctctgtcccaacgaataatatatgttttggaCAAAAACTTCCTAACGTATTTTAagacttttatataatataatttaatatattattttgaaattcattTAACTAAATAAGAATTTAGTTTAAATTTTcacaaacaaaaattttaagaataagttataaaacttatTCAACGAGaaatgcatgaagcgggtatctgtatttgtacatacattttctttaaaatatcgtTTGACTGATTGCAACTtaatgtttgttcgactcgatcattggtgtagatgccgtatgactttttattattagattaacaccttcgTTTCAAAAagaataagttataaaactaaaacaaactTTTGAATATATGTCAAGTAACAAATATGGCCTATTAATTACAGACATTATTGAGAAATTTGTGATCAGAAATCGGATCCCTCGTACATTTCTTACTGAGATTTATTCTAAAATACttcatgttaaaaaaaataaaattacaaaggAGTCTACCGAGGAGTATAATTCATGTGCTCCGGACATTTCTAATCGTGattcaaatattcaaatttgaGATAGTTTTGTcccaaatcattttaaaatgtGTACTataaagtgatccaaatttagatGAGTAAATAGTActggtccaaatttggatcactgctATTCATTATCCAAAtcttttaaacattaaaatattattatttgataattttgttaatgttattaaagatagattaattgagattagaatataattaaaatgatgattaattataaattagaatctcaaatatataaaattttgaaatacgtgaaaattaaaaatatgaaacaaaataataCAACATAGATgattaaatgataatataactttaaataaaaattaaaccgATTTAGTCATCGACTAAATCATTTATTGTTACTCCGAGATAATCAACATACACATAATTGGTATTTTGAGATCCTTGAGTTTCTTGTTGAGATGTTCGAGTTTGGGATGTGGACCTTTGTTCTTGAATTTTGAAATTCACTAATTGAGCATTTGCGAGAGGAATATACTAATTCTGAGAACGTaataattttatgtaatattttaatacttctaatttatttttatgtgttgttctatctttttcagattattttgtaacattttatttatgtctagttgttaattttattattataattaataatgaaataattaatctttttttaaaatatctgaaATCAATGTATGTGaatataataaagataaatGAATTTGGATCTATATTTAGATCATATAATTGGAATAGGATTTGATTCTCACCCCAAATTTGGATTATTTGATGATGTGAATTCGGATATGTAATTAGAGTGAGCCTCAAAATCCAATCTAGCACGGAACCACTAGTTTTATTGCTCGAACAAAAGATTATATACACACCACTAGGTTTATTGCTTTAACAaaagattatatatacatagggTTGAAAATAGATACGGAGACTATCTGATGTTTCGGCTtatatccggctcgaaaatatgatacatatctTATATTCGTTTTAAAAATGATCTAATTCTGACagaaaaattaagcccgtataatatatgatcccggatatgagcacacctatacccactcagattcggtctcatataacttttcataatatgatcctaccttAATACTCGAATATGATCTATGGTTGATATTCGATTCAAactaatatacataatatatttcaaattcatcacATTTGTAATGTAATTAAACagtcatcattttattaaatttttatatcttatgtaagtttatatctttataaaatatgattgatATAATGTGACAATACTTATATCttcgtatatatatttaatataccaacatataattataaattttaatttaaaattattatactttataatagtATGTTTACctagactaaatgataattattaaaataataatgatatataatgtTAGTAGATCATATCTgcctcatattcgatggatcataaactacctggttaaaatatagaaaatacgatactggatcatacTCGGTTCAGATCCGGATCTGAAATACCCAGGATTAATTTATATCCgaatagggttaattatctggttgttcactgaagtgggcttaatgtatcaagttggtcactgaagtgaaaacggtatcaaaatggtcattaaaatcaccataaatatcaaacaattaccttaaaatatgagttcaaacaataaaaatattatttataaaattttacacatcatttttaaatgttaccacaaccaactaaacgGTTATGATTTcaagtatttatgataatatatttagattttataaagtttatttattatttatttattattatatagttattttctttgttttaattacaaataaataataaataaacttgataaaatctaaatatattatcataattactagaagtcataacctttcaCTTGATTatggtaacattcaagaataatgtgtaaaactctgtaaataatatttttactgtttgaactcatatttcggggtacttgtttgatatttatagtaactttagtgaccatcttgacacttcagtgaccaatttgatacattaagccctcttcagtgacc includes:
- the LOC108203186 gene encoding uncharacterized protein LOC108203186 → MASLTPGTLSSLLSPTPSKPTSHHRSSLLQIIAIVPSFNNTDTIFPNKGFFIRVSDSLHSAYVSVSEKDAELILGDKIQLGQFVYVEGLDGGAPVPVVRGLKVVPKRRECVGSPVDLIGSEVLVGKKEKKGGRRVSLGGGKSDGGVEMRRLSLDSSRKGWDRNLLGKYGGAGRPGSSHSSASILASKTASYEKNSTLMQRSFSPLKQALSHRKSFSEKDLIGKAPSPRISPLKQVIPHRKSVSERDLTVKPPSPRISPLKQVLPNRKSLSDKNTFRPPSPRNSPRQHGLTNKNGASERDSASKHSSSNLSQSKHVPPSTNQLSEKKSTHKPLNIGVSPLQNKNVNDSPSPVSKPIRKDIKQSTDGTNLGHLFKVPLSLKTLSDAKILWGSLPSTIHDLGKEVVSRRNSQFVAAVYALQETSATENVLQCMRMFAELCESSEKESSLPLVEEFLDLHQNMHRVATVINGLRFPEESSLQCALPEAYKNFADQNALHWVQAAVQSNLSKFNLYTKEDKRGDINAEKCHFVILENTTTKVDVENHSPDKKQSPRNQRAVVSGSSSKTSSPYNSKPRLSTTRKATNESEVWSKGNGLQVAASLAEKLISASQAWFLDYLDASLQKEFGLQKGEMDAEIACLLGQLKRVNQWLEDSLTNGSGTNERIEGLKKKIYGFLLNNVDAAVVQTGS